The following are encoded together in the Poseidonibacter lekithochrous genome:
- a CDS encoding sensor histidine kinase yields MKLLTKITLFVLSTLILLLSIFSYIVIKDEKETLSSLLTQQGELLAKTVSAASVEIMLVEDYPVLDSYLLNISTNYKSIDFIEIIKEEKVVSSIKNPDSNESNKVLEIFSSNITIDGDILGNVKLGLTTAENDKIINKRIEQFLISTLVISILLFIMLLYIIKHYLLTYIEKLKVHTKLIGEGKYHKTLDINTKDEFEELSHSINTMTKNIDESHSNLKRLNLIQEQQKIELIEANKSKDDFLANMSHELKTPLNSINVISSVMMKNKDSSLSDKQVQNLSIINHCGNDLLFLINDVLDLSKLEAGEITLDNTTFNLNKLMLDIKNMIKPQAKDKNIQFVFEYEENIQFIYSDKQRIKQIVKNLLSNSLKFVKEGTIELIIKDLDDKFSITVKDNGIGIEKKKLENIFDRFKQADTSTTRKYGGTGLGLAICKELSTLLNGSIDVQSEINVGTTFTLTLPKNSNKVDKTPQKTIEVENDLNSMIDNIQLSEKLDTNRESKEEAKEKIILLNNDPLSFMALVIELKKSYEIIQVSSIEALQEKIKTNTYSLIIIDISKLSQNDLDNSLNEMENKLILVSSEDDNIQENIKNISILEIRKPLIKEEFISSINSIKK; encoded by the coding sequence ATGAAACTGTTAACTAAGATTACTCTTTTTGTATTATCTACATTAATTTTACTCTTATCAATATTCTCATACATAGTAATTAAAGATGAAAAAGAAACTCTTTCATCTTTACTTACTCAACAAGGAGAATTATTAGCAAAAACCGTATCTGCTGCAAGTGTAGAGATTATGCTAGTAGAAGATTATCCTGTATTAGACTCTTATTTATTAAATATTTCTACAAACTATAAAAGTATTGATTTTATTGAAATCATTAAAGAAGAAAAAGTTGTATCTTCTATTAAAAATCCTGATTCTAATGAATCAAATAAAGTATTAGAAATATTCAGCTCAAACATTACAATTGATGGTGATATTTTAGGAAATGTAAAACTGGGACTAACTACTGCTGAAAATGATAAAATTATCAATAAAAGAATTGAACAATTTCTTATCTCAACTCTTGTAATTTCAATACTTTTATTTATTATGCTTTTATATATAATCAAACACTACTTATTAACATACATAGAAAAACTAAAAGTCCATACTAAACTAATTGGTGAGGGGAAATACCATAAAACCCTTGATATTAATACAAAAGATGAGTTTGAAGAACTATCTCATAGTATTAATACCATGACTAAAAATATTGATGAATCTCACTCAAATTTAAAGAGACTAAACCTCATACAAGAGCAGCAAAAAATAGAATTAATAGAAGCAAATAAATCAAAAGATGATTTCTTAGCAAATATGAGTCATGAGCTTAAAACGCCTCTTAATTCTATCAATGTAATCTCTTCTGTAATGATGAAAAATAAAGATAGTTCATTAAGTGATAAGCAAGTGCAAAACCTATCTATTATCAATCATTGTGGAAATGATTTATTATTCTTGATTAATGATGTATTAGATTTATCAAAACTAGAAGCTGGTGAAATTACCTTGGATAACACTACATTTAATTTAAATAAATTAATGTTAGATATAAAAAATATGATTAAGCCTCAAGCAAAAGATAAAAATATTCAGTTTGTATTTGAGTATGAAGAGAATATCCAATTTATTTATTCTGACAAACAAAGAATCAAACAAATTGTAAAAAATCTTTTAAGTAACTCTCTTAAATTTGTAAAAGAAGGCACTATAGAATTAATCATAAAAGACCTAGATGATAAATTTAGTATTACAGTTAAAGATAATGGTATTGGAATTGAAAAGAAAAAACTAGAAAATATATTTGATAGATTTAAACAAGCTGACACAAGTACTACAAGAAAATATGGTGGTACTGGATTAGGGCTTGCTATTTGTAAAGAACTATCAACTTTATTAAATGGAAGTATTGATGTTCAAAGTGAAATAAATGTAGGTACTACTTTTACTTTAACACTGCCAAAGAATAGTAACAAAGTGGATAAAACACCACAAAAAACTATTGAAGTTGAAAATGATTTAAATAGTATGATTGATAATATCCAACTTAGTGAAAAACTAGATACGAACAGAGAAAGTAAAGAAGAAGCAAAAGAGAAAATCATATTACTTAATAATGACCCTCTTTCATTTATGGCATTGGTAATTGAACTAAAAAAGAGTTATGAAATAATACAAGTATCTTCAATAGAAGCTCTTCAAGAGAAAATTAAAACTAATACATACTCATTAATTATTATTGATATTAGTAAATTATCACAAAATGATTTAGATAATTCTTTAAATGAAATGGAAAATAAACTAATACTTGTAAGTAGTGAAGATGATAATATCCAAGAGAATATAAAAAATATTTCTATTTTAGAAATTAGAAAACCATTAATTAAAGAAGAGTTTATTTCAAGTATTAATTCAATTAAAAAATAA
- a CDS encoding YbhB/YbcL family Raf kinase inhibitor-like protein: MKKILAILSMCSSLLLAEGLTLKSPSIGGQLGLKQEFNGFGCKGENISPKLIWENAPKGTKSFAITVYDPDAPTGSGWWHWLAFDINKDTRSIEEGFGNKETTKAIQSMTNYGTTGFGGACPPKGDKAHKYEFTIYALNVETLGLKKETNPAIVGYYINNHTIEKSTITSYYKR, from the coding sequence ATGAAAAAAATATTAGCAATTTTAAGTATGTGTTCATCACTATTACTTGCAGAAGGTTTGACTTTAAAAAGCCCAAGTATTGGTGGACAATTAGGATTAAAACAAGAATTTAATGGTTTTGGATGTAAGGGTGAAAACATCTCACCAAAATTAATATGGGAAAATGCACCAAAAGGTACAAAGTCTTTTGCAATAACTGTATATGATCCAGATGCACCTACTGGTTCTGGATGGTGGCATTGGCTTGCTTTTGATATTAATAAAGATACTAGATCAATAGAAGAGGGTTTTGGTAATAAAGAAACAACAAAAGCTATTCAAAGTATGACAAACTATGGAACTACAGGTTTTGGTGGAGCTTGTCCTCCAAAAGGTGATAAAGCACATAAATATGAGTTTACTATTTATGCTTTAAATGTGGAGACTTTAGGACTTAAAAAAGAGACTAATCCTGCAATTGTTGGTTACTACATTAACAATCATACAATTGAAAAATCAACAATTACATCATATTATAAAAGATAA
- a CDS encoding ABC transporter ATP-binding protein: MDIIDFENINVGYNEKIILKDVTLKIKQNEHWAILGANGSGKSTLMKIIQSELHPRRTNEFKKEILGKSNYSIFELKKELGIITNDLHNFFSQSGSYLNGYEVTLSGYYSSIGIFAHQDFTEEQHDKAEEVIKYLSIEHLKEKKVAAMSTGELRKCIVARALIHNPKAFILDEPTVGLDIKAQINFIAMLKKLSKNCSIILVTHHLEEIFEEIGNIALIHKNTIYKSGDKKEILTSENLSEIFDTKLHINEKNGRYFVEEIG; this comes from the coding sequence ATGGATATTATTGATTTTGAAAATATTAATGTTGGTTATAACGAAAAAATAATACTTAAAGACGTAACATTAAAAATTAAACAAAATGAGCATTGGGCAATACTTGGTGCCAATGGTTCTGGAAAATCAACTTTAATGAAAATCATTCAATCAGAACTACATCCAAGAAGAACAAATGAGTTCAAAAAAGAGATTTTAGGAAAGAGTAATTATTCTATTTTTGAATTAAAAAAAGAGTTAGGAATTATCACAAATGATTTACATAATTTCTTTTCTCAATCTGGTTCATATCTGAACGGATATGAAGTAACACTAAGCGGGTATTATAGCTCTATTGGGATATTTGCTCATCAAGACTTCACAGAAGAACAACATGACAAAGCAGAAGAAGTAATAAAATACTTAAGTATTGAGCATTTAAAAGAGAAAAAAGTAGCAGCTATGTCTACAGGAGAACTTCGTAAATGTATTGTAGCAAGGGCTTTAATACATAATCCTAAAGCCTTTATTTTAGATGAGCCAACTGTTGGATTAGATATAAAAGCTCAAATAAATTTTATAGCTATGCTAAAAAAGCTATCAAAGAATTGTTCAATTATATTAGTAACTCATCATTTAGAAGAAATCTTCGAAGAGATAGGCAATATTGCATTAATACATAAAAATACTATATATAAAAGTGGTGATAAAAAAGAGATATTAACTAGTGAGAATTTATCAGAAATATTCGATACTAAACTTCATATCAATGAGAAAAATGGACGATATTTTGTAGAAGAAATAGGATAA
- a CDS encoding SLC13 family permease, producing the protein MIKNVLFIFTPIFIYLVLSSFIENNQDLILITLILSTIIYWATNVVPLYFSSLIFLFVPIVFSISSKEVIFSGFSSSAFWLVFAGMLIATAVKNVQLNDRFSLIFANIRNLTYLKLLIYISIFSILFSFIMPSSVVRIVLLVPLAVVVATNLGFSENDKGYIGIMLTFILSSTLPAFTVLTANVPNMILAGLTKEVFDYEILFSQYFISNFLVLGLLKNIVIVSLIYYFFNDTPKKQITIEKSKAYSKDEKIVLAVILVMLTFWMSDFMHKISPNIIAIVGVLFLAYPSINIIKSKDIDTINFSSLIYVAAIISLGSLVASNSYIKTTLFEAINQFEPFEYELFNYMALTSIMSFSGIVITQPTIPAIFTPLAEQLSQISGFSLDEIFMMQVAAFSNVFFPFQAPPLIVGLALSQIKQKYMLKIILFLALVSIVFLYPLEYLWLTLLR; encoded by the coding sequence ATGATAAAAAATGTATTATTTATTTTTACTCCTATTTTTATTTATCTAGTATTATCAAGCTTTATTGAAAACAATCAGGATTTAATACTAATTACTTTAATTCTATCAACTATAATCTATTGGGCTACAAATGTTGTGCCTTTGTATTTCTCCTCTTTAATATTTTTATTTGTTCCTATTGTATTTTCTATTTCTTCTAAAGAAGTTATATTCTCTGGTTTTTCATCCAGTGCTTTTTGGTTGGTGTTTGCAGGAATGCTTATAGCAACGGCAGTTAAGAACGTACAGCTTAATGATAGATTCTCATTAATATTTGCAAATATTCGTAATCTTACTTATTTAAAACTACTAATTTATATATCAATATTTTCTATTTTATTTAGTTTTATTATGCCTTCAAGTGTAGTTAGAATCGTATTACTGGTACCACTTGCAGTTGTTGTAGCTACAAATTTAGGCTTTAGTGAGAATGACAAAGGTTATATTGGAATAATGTTAACCTTTATACTGTCAAGTACTTTGCCAGCATTTACTGTGCTTACAGCAAATGTACCAAATATGATATTAGCAGGACTTACAAAAGAAGTATTTGATTATGAAATCCTATTTTCGCAGTACTTTATATCTAACTTTTTAGTTTTAGGTTTACTAAAAAATATAGTGATAGTTTCGCTAATTTATTACTTTTTTAATGACACTCCTAAAAAACAAATTACTATTGAGAAATCAAAAGCTTATTCAAAAGATGAAAAAATAGTTTTAGCGGTAATCTTAGTAATGCTTACTTTTTGGATGAGTGATTTTATGCACAAAATTTCACCTAATATTATTGCAATAGTTGGAGTGTTATTTTTAGCTTATCCAAGTATTAATATCATAAAATCAAAAGATATAGATACTATAAACTTCTCTTCCTTGATTTATGTTGCTGCGATTATTAGTCTAGGAAGTTTAGTAGCTAGTAATTCTTATATAAAAACTACTTTATTTGAAGCTATAAATCAATTTGAGCCTTTTGAGTATGAGCTTTTTAATTATATGGCATTAACTTCTATTATGTCCTTTTCAGGAATAGTGATAACACAACCTACAATTCCTGCTATATTTACGCCTCTTGCAGAGCAATTAAGCCAGATTAGCGGATTTAGTCTTGATGAGATATTTATGATGCAAGTTGCAGCGTTTTCTAATGTATTTTTTCCTTTTCAAGCACCACCTTTGATTGTAGGGCTTGCGCTATCTCAAATAAAACAAAAATATATGTTAAAAATAATACTTTTTTTAGCACTTGTAAGTATTGTATTTTTATATCCTTTAGAGTATTTATGGTTAACACTGTTAAGATAG
- a CDS encoding TetR/AcrR family transcriptional regulator produces MTKQDWIDSSLKLVSKYGADTLKIDVLCKKLKVTKGSFYHHFKSHKIFIAEILEYWYKTFTLDIINQIKEHQDNPIKQIELLDEIIYSKDLNIEIEFRAWGLRNKSVLPYMEKIDKERILVIKNIQEKLNPNSDKKTNENMAIYIYCQFIGSLFIQPKLSREKQKELDNFFLNLILQKDTKC; encoded by the coding sequence ATGACAAAACAAGATTGGATTGATTCATCACTTAAACTAGTTTCAAAATATGGTGCAGATACCCTAAAAATTGATGTTTTGTGTAAGAAACTCAAAGTAACAAAAGGTTCATTTTATCATCATTTTAAAAGTCACAAGATATTTATTGCTGAGATTTTAGAGTATTGGTACAAAACTTTTACTCTTGATATTATTAATCAAATCAAAGAACATCAAGATAATCCAATTAAACAAATAGAACTATTAGATGAAATCATTTATTCAAAAGATTTAAATATTGAGATTGAGTTCAGAGCTTGGGGCCTTAGAAATAAATCTGTTTTGCCATATATGGAAAAAATAGATAAAGAAAGAATATTAGTAATAAAAAATATTCAAGAAAAATTAAATCCAAATTCAGATAAAAAAACAAATGAAAATATGGCAATCTATATTTATTGTCAATTTATTGGTTCACTATTTATTCAACCTAAATTATCACGAGAAAAACAAAAAGAACTTGATAATTTTTTCTTAAATTTAATACTACAAAAGGATACAAAATGCTAA
- a CDS encoding YncE family protein, translating into MKKVFLCLSVCLIFGFADTKVISGFSSPESVIITKENVYVSNVGVKLEATTKDKDGFISKLSKDGKILELQFLQGLNAPKGMGITNNILYIADIDEIKGFDLGSKKQVFSLVFKNTMFLNDITIKDKNTLFVSSTDTNSIFEVDLKAGIYKKLIDFSAANGLHYEKGFLYAVELGSSAKTMLDGKGKLYKINLKNHKKTLLSSYEGVLDGVQKVGNKIYVSDWINFKNSGIVRVYDLKTKKESVLGIMSLHGAADFMIDEKSNKLYIPQMIAGKLSIIDLNNI; encoded by the coding sequence ATGAAAAAAGTATTTTTATGCTTATCAGTATGTTTAATATTTGGATTTGCTGACACAAAAGTTATATCGGGTTTCTCTTCCCCCGAGAGTGTAATAATCACAAAAGAAAATGTATATGTATCAAATGTCGGTGTAAAGCTAGAAGCAACTACAAAAGACAAAGATGGCTTTATCTCAAAACTATCAAAAGATGGAAAGATATTAGAACTACAGTTTTTACAAGGGCTAAATGCCCCAAAGGGAATGGGAATAACTAACAATATACTTTATATAGCTGATATTGATGAGATAAAAGGTTTTGATTTAGGTAGTAAAAAACAAGTATTTTCTTTAGTTTTTAAAAATACAATGTTTCTAAATGATATTACTATAAAAGATAAGAATACTTTGTTTGTAAGCTCAACTGATACAAATAGTATTTTTGAAGTAGATTTAAAAGCTGGAATATATAAGAAGTTAATAGATTTCTCTGCGGCAAACGGATTGCATTATGAAAAAGGTTTTTTATATGCTGTTGAGCTTGGAAGTTCAGCAAAAACAATGCTTGATGGAAAAGGTAAACTATATAAAATCAATCTAAAAAACCATAAAAAAACTTTATTATCATCTTACGAAGGTGTATTAGATGGAGTTCAAAAAGTAGGAAATAAAATCTATGTTAGCGATTGGATAAACTTCAAAAACTCTGGAATAGTTAGAGTTTATGATTTAAAAACAAAAAAAGAGAGTGTTTTAGGAATTATGAGTTTACATGGTGCTGCTGATTTTATGATTGATGAGAAATCAAATAAATTATATATTCCTCAGATGATAGCTGGAAAGTTAAGTATTATAGATTTGAATAATATCTAA
- a CDS encoding GyrI-like domain-containing protein codes for MKVTKVKKLMISGISITTNNETELSEEGGKIPVLWDEYFQKEVFKTTFNKAHDGYMYGVYTNYKSDDTANYDVTVGVEVTKPKKAIVIEDKRYLVFSNKGELPLIVTDTWQQIWDYFDGEPKYERSFTVDFEKYISEDEIEIYIAIN; via the coding sequence ATGAAAGTAACAAAAGTAAAAAAATTAATGATCAGTGGTATTAGTATCACAACAAACAATGAAACAGAATTAAGCGAAGAGGGTGGTAAAATACCTGTATTATGGGATGAGTACTTTCAAAAAGAAGTATTTAAAACTACTTTCAATAAAGCACATGATGGGTATATGTATGGTGTATATACAAATTACAAATCAGATGATACTGCAAACTACGATGTAACTGTAGGTGTAGAAGTAACAAAACCAAAAAAAGCAATTGTTATTGAAGACAAAAGATATTTAGTTTTCTCTAATAAAGGTGAACTTCCTCTAATCGTTACAGATACTTGGCAACAAATTTGGGATTACTTTGATGGTGAGCCTAAATATGAAAGATCATTTACAGTTGATTTCGAGAAATACATTAGCGAAGATGAAATAGAAATTTATATTGCAATTAACTAA
- a CDS encoding aldo/keto reductase family protein, with protein MPNMIYGTAWKKENTTRLVEEALSSGFRAIDTACQPRHYREDLVGLALQNAYENLDLKREDVFIQTKFTPISGQDENNMPYFSSDDILTQLEKSFIKSKQNLKTDYIDSYIIHSPFGPVEDLVSVYKTIEEFVQCGQVGQIGISNCYDLDLFLYLYESAIIKPKVLQNRFYSNSGYDVNLRNFCKRKDITYQSFWSLTANPQILASRKIEELTKKYQKTIPQIFYKFLNQIDITPLNGTTSKEHMLLDMDIDSFTLDENEVESLNTLLLNT; from the coding sequence ATGCCAAACATGATATATGGTACGGCTTGGAAAAAAGAAAATACAACTAGATTAGTAGAAGAGGCTTTAAGTTCAGGCTTTAGAGCTATTGATACTGCTTGTCAACCACGACATTATAGAGAAGATTTAGTAGGACTTGCTTTGCAAAATGCTTATGAAAATCTTGATCTTAAAAGAGAAGATGTATTTATCCAAACTAAGTTTACACCAATATCAGGTCAAGATGAGAATAATATGCCGTACTTTTCAAGTGACGATATATTAACTCAGCTTGAAAAATCTTTTATTAAATCAAAACAAAATCTAAAAACAGATTATATTGATTCTTATATTATTCATTCACCTTTTGGTCCTGTAGAGGATTTGGTGAGTGTTTATAAAACTATTGAAGAGTTCGTTCAATGCGGACAAGTAGGGCAAATAGGAATATCAAACTGTTATGATTTAGATCTATTTTTATATCTTTATGAAAGTGCTATAATCAAACCAAAAGTATTACAAAATAGATTTTATTCTAACTCAGGTTATGATGTAAATCTTAGAAATTTCTGTAAGAGAAAAGATATAACTTATCAAAGTTTCTGGTCACTTACTGCAAACCCTCAAATTCTAGCTAGTAGAAAAATTGAAGAATTAACAAAAAAATATCAAAAAACAATACCTCAAATATTCTATAAATTCTTAAATCAAATAGATATAACTCCTCTAAATGGAACTACATCAAAAGAACATATGCTTTTAGATATGGATATTGATAGTTTTACTCTAGATGAAAACGAAGTAGAAAGTCTAAATACTCTTTTATTAAACACTTAA
- a CDS encoding helix-turn-helix transcriptional regulator, with product MKIELPTFLEPNINKLTNISFCNYVQKQPQHKNEVYIKNNILIFVRKGIKQLHLKDETIEVDENSILFLRSGNYIMTEVLDEYYEAMLFLYEDSLLLDFINKYNLEPKKIKDDESYILKIDNTSELKSLIDTTCNYFANDISNKEEIIKLKLEEAFLNILNSSSKTCFENLLASIYESNYFKIQVEKEFSYENNILDLASKFKLPALTFREKFKDVFNETPKKWQNKKRLEKAKILLETTDKNVSEVCMSCGFDNLSWFIQVFKKQYNLTPKQIKNNKN from the coding sequence ATGAAAATAGAATTACCAACATTCTTAGAACCAAATATAAACAAACTTACAAATATATCTTTTTGTAATTATGTACAAAAACAACCGCAACACAAAAATGAAGTTTATATAAAAAACAACATTTTAATTTTTGTACGAAAAGGTATAAAACAACTACATCTAAAAGATGAAACTATAGAAGTAGATGAAAACAGTATTTTGTTCTTAAGAAGTGGTAATTATATAATGACTGAAGTTCTAGATGAATATTACGAAGCAATGCTATTTTTATATGAAGATAGTTTGCTTCTTGATTTTATTAATAAATACAATTTAGAACCAAAAAAAATAAAAGATGATGAGTCTTATATTCTAAAAATAGATAATACTAGTGAGCTAAAATCTCTTATTGATACTACTTGTAATTATTTTGCAAATGACATATCCAATAAAGAAGAGATTATAAAACTTAAACTAGAAGAAGCTTTTTTGAATATTCTAAATAGTTCTTCAAAAACTTGTTTTGAGAATTTATTAGCTTCTATTTATGAATCAAACTACTTTAAAATCCAAGTTGAAAAAGAGTTTTCTTACGAAAATAATATATTGGATTTAGCTTCAAAATTTAAACTACCAGCTCTAACTTTTAGAGAAAAATTCAAAGATGTATTTAATGAAACACCAAAAAAATGGCAAAATAAAAAAAGACTAGAAAAAGCAAAAATATTACTAGAAACTACAGATAAAAATGTAAGTGAAGTATGTATGTCTTGTGGCTTTGATAATCTATCTTGGTTTATCCAAGTTTTCAAAAAACAATACAATCTAACTCCAAAACAAATAAAAAACAACAAAAATTAA
- a CDS encoding helix-turn-helix domain-containing protein: MDALEYVKLNLKDESIITNEVVLARFFTVESNYKHSSYVSSNLLNIVYKGKKILHTKDGNIEIKAGEAFFITKGEYVVSEVTSDSDYECLLIFFDHDKARKLISDLPFKLNNKTSKQTQNVFKFDVGDSIQNTIDTLKNYLDEKPKFSDELITLKLKEFIFLILGSDSKDKFINFCQNLTLDKTDLKSFMENNFEKNLTLEEYANLSGRSLSGFKNEFKNISNDTPMQWIQKKRLEKADFLINELSYDVGVAALEVGFKTHAHFTRVYKKHYNKTPSFTDK, from the coding sequence ATGGATGCACTAGAGTATGTAAAACTAAATCTAAAAGATGAATCAATTATTACAAATGAAGTAGTATTAGCTAGATTTTTTACTGTAGAGAGTAATTATAAACATAGCTCTTATGTATCTAGTAACCTTTTGAATATTGTCTACAAGGGCAAAAAAATCCTACATACAAAAGATGGCAACATTGAGATAAAAGCTGGGGAAGCATTTTTTATTACCAAAGGAGAATATGTAGTAAGTGAAGTAACTAGTGATAGTGATTATGAGTGTTTACTAATCTTTTTTGACCATGATAAAGCTAGAAAACTAATATCAGATTTACCTTTCAAACTGAATAATAAAACTTCAAAACAAACACAAAATGTATTCAAATTTGATGTTGGAGATTCTATTCAAAATACTATTGATACTTTGAAAAACTATTTGGATGAAAAACCAAAATTCAGTGATGAGTTGATAACGCTAAAACTAAAAGAATTTATATTTCTAATTTTAGGAAGTGACTCAAAAGATAAGTTTATTAACTTCTGTCAAAACCTTACTTTAGATAAAACAGACCTAAAAAGTTTTATGGAAAATAACTTCGAAAAAAACCTAACACTTGAAGAATACGCCAACTTAAGCGGTCGTAGCCTTAGTGGTTTTAAAAATGAATTTAAAAATATTTCAAATGACACACCAATGCAATGGATTCAAAAAAAGAGATTAGAAAAAGCAGACTTTTTAATAAATGAACTTTCATATGATGTTGGAGTTGCTGCTTTAGAAGTAGGATTCAAAACTCACGCTCATTTTACTAGAGTTTATAAAAAACACTACAATAAAACACCTAGCTTTACAGATAAATAG
- a CDS encoding zinc ribbon domain-containing protein YjdM has translation MEQLPNCPKCQGEYTYEDGSLLICPECAHEWTAGESAAEDEEFTVKDANGATLRSGDDVTIIKDLKVKGSSSVVKVGTKIKNIRLVESAIDHNIDCKIPGVGALKITPMYVKKS, from the coding sequence ATGGAACAACTACCAAATTGCCCTAAATGTCAAGGCGAATATACTTATGAAGACGGAAGCTTATTAATCTGTCCTGAGTGTGCTCACGAATGGACAGCAGGTGAATCTGCTGCAGAAGATGAAGAATTTACGGTAAAAGACGCAAATGGAGCAACTTTAAGAAGTGGTGACGATGTTACTATTATTAAAGATTTAAAAGTAAAGGGTAGTTCTTCTGTTGTTAAAGTTGGTACAAAAATCAAGAATATTAGATTAGTTGAAAGTGCAATTGATCACAATATTGACTGTAAAATACCTGGGGTTGGTGCTTTAAAAATCACTCCTATGTATGTAAAAAAGTCTTAA
- a CDS encoding AraC family transcriptional regulator, with product MLKNSIMKEITFEEQKLIFKFIHKKHNFAKHIHEDKYMIGVCLHGESYFTMDNQEYKMTKGMICLIPANTVHSCKSFEVAGKWQYLTCFIPKEFFNTIVSSIYESNDDYSFKKYFIEDTKLSEYLEQIIKSTLNSEKVFDDEIISFITLFCEKYISFENKIKTFKNEKFEALFTYLKEEQYNLKELSFYDMAKVMNMNPYYFHRIFSKSIGLTPQTFINFLRVSKATKLLQNYDSLADVALECGFYDQAHFTKEFKKYHGITPTRYKNIF from the coding sequence ATGCTAAAAAACTCAATCATGAAAGAAATAACTTTTGAAGAACAAAAACTAATATTTAAGTTCATCCATAAAAAACATAACTTCGCAAAACATATACATGAAGATAAATATATGATAGGTGTTTGTTTACATGGGGAGAGTTATTTTACAATGGATAATCAAGAGTATAAAATGACAAAAGGAATGATATGTCTTATTCCTGCAAATACTGTTCATTCTTGTAAATCCTTTGAAGTTGCGGGGAAATGGCAATACCTAACTTGTTTTATACCAAAAGAGTTTTTTAATACTATTGTTTCATCTATTTATGAAAGTAATGATGATTATTCTTTCAAGAAGTATTTTATTGAAGATACTAAGTTATCAGAATACTTGGAACAGATTATTAAATCAACTCTAAATTCAGAAAAAGTATTCGATGATGAAATTATAAGTTTTATTACTCTTTTTTGTGAAAAGTATATATCTTTTGAAAATAAAATCAAAACCTTTAAAAATGAAAAATTTGAAGCTTTATTTACTTATTTGAAAGAAGAACAATACAATCTAAAAGAGCTTAGTTTTTATGATATGGCAAAAGTTATGAATATGAATCCATACTATTTTCATAGAATATTCTCTAAAAGTATTGGGCTTACTCCCCAAACATTTATAAACTTTCTACGAGTTTCAAAAGCTACAAAACTCTTACAAAACTATGATAGTTTAGCTGATGTTGCTTTGGAGTGTGGATTTTATGACCAAGCACATTTTACTAAAGAGTTCAAAAAATATCATGGAATAACACCAACAAGGTATAAAAATATTTTCTAA
- a CDS encoding DUF3995 domain-containing protein, which yields MLSAVFSFYIFIIMSIITKFHIYWLQGGLWPGKDKQDFIDKVLGNGNEVPGLVAYIFVILTFVIMAIFPLAVYYNIDLGIISMYKQYVFLVFAIIFFLRGATMFVSFLAKNATPIFLEYNKKFYAPLCLSLSISYFYLYTLYI from the coding sequence ATGCTAAGTGCAGTTTTTAGTTTTTATATATTTATAATCATGAGTATAATTACAAAATTCCATATTTATTGGTTACAAGGTGGTCTATGGCCAGGAAAAGACAAACAAGATTTTATTGATAAAGTTCTTGGAAATGGAAATGAAGTACCAGGATTAGTTGCATATATATTTGTGATTTTAACATTTGTTATTATGGCTATATTTCCACTAGCTGTTTATTATAATATTGATTTAGGAATTATATCAATGTATAAACAGTACGTATTTTTGGTATTTGCAATTATTTTCTTTTTAAGAGGAGCTACAATGTTTGTATCTTTTTTAGCAAAAAATGCAACACCTATTTTCTTAGAATACAACAAAAAGTTTTATGCACCACTATGCTTAAGTCTTAGTATTTCATATTTTTATTTATACACTTTATATATCTAA